A single window of Vibrio alfacsensis DNA harbors:
- the fldB gene encoding flavodoxin FldB — MKIGLFYGSTTCYTEMAAEKIRNIIGADLVDIHNVKETPLSLMADYDLLIIGISTWDFGEIQEDWSAIWQDIATTPLKGKVIALFGLGDQEGYGEWYLDAMGLLHDELKTTGAHFIGYWPNEGYEFEASKALTEDSSQFVGLALDEDSQYELSDERIEKWCEQVLVEFHDTL, encoded by the coding sequence ATGAAAATCGGACTGTTTTACGGCTCAACCACCTGCTACACCGAAATGGCAGCAGAAAAAATTCGCAACATCATTGGTGCTGACCTTGTCGACATTCATAACGTGAAAGAGACACCGCTATCACTGATGGCAGACTACGACTTGCTAATAATTGGCATCTCCACTTGGGACTTTGGTGAAATCCAAGAAGACTGGAGTGCGATTTGGCAAGACATTGCAACCACGCCACTTAAAGGAAAAGTCATCGCTCTATTCGGTTTAGGTGACCAAGAGGGCTATGGCGAATGGTACCTTGATGCAATGGGGTTACTTCATGATGAGCTCAAAACAACGGGCGCACATTTCATCGGTTACTGGCCAAATGAAGGTTACGAGTTCGAAGCATCAAAAGCGCTGACAGAAGATAGCAGTCAATTTGTTGGCCTCGCACTGGATGAAGACTCCCAATACGAACTCAGCGATGAGCGCATCGAGAAATGGTGTGAACAAGTGTTAGTGGAGTTTCACGACACACTATAG